TTCGGCGGTTTTTGATGGTGCACCGGATATCTCAAAGAGGGCCGGCTGAGGCACAAAGAAATAACGGTCAGAAACCGGATCAATTATAGCCTTATTTTCGGCAAAGAGATTCTCCCATGAGAAGTTTATATCAGTCTGACCGACTCCGAGATCAACCATTGCCTTCCTGACCGCTTCAGGCTTAATACCCCTCCGTGCAATTGCCTTTAAGGTTCCAAGCCTGATGTCGTCCCATCCGGAATATGTCCCGTCTGAGATCCCTGCCTTCATTGCAGAAGTCGAGAGCACCACATCTCCGACTGACATCCTGCCATAGTGGTAGTACTCAGGCTGTTTCCACCCGAAATAATCATAGATATAGCCCTGCCTTCTTGTATTGGCGATATGGTCCTTGCCCCTGATGACATGGGTCATTCCAAGCAGGTAGTCATCCACAACGACTGACAGGTTCATCATCGGATAGACAGTCACATCTTTTCTTGGATGTGGCGGTGAATCAACAACCCTGAATATCGAAAAATCCCTCATTGCAGGATCAGGGTGCTCTATGTCAGTTTTAACCCTGACTGTGACTGTGCCTTCCGCAAATCCGCCTGCGAGCATCTCATCCCACTGCCTGAGATTATCCTCAACGGAATTGTCCCTGCATGGGCATGGCTTTTTGCTGTTCTTAAGCTCCCTGAAGCTTTCGGCATCGCAGGTGCAGACATAAGCCCCGCCGATCTCAATCAACCTTCGCCCGTGCTCATAATATATATCAAACCTGTCGCTCTGGTATACAATATCCGTAATATTTAATCCGAGCCATTTGATGTCCTCAAGGAGGAGTTCATAGTTTTCAGGCTCAACACGCCTCGGATCAGTGTCCTCAATCCTTAAGACATACTTTCCGCCATATTTCCGGACGTAATAGTCATTGAGATATGCAGCCCTTGCATGGCCCAGATGGAGAGGGCCGCTTGGATTGGGCGCAAAACGCATCACAACGCCTTCCTCGCCAACATTCTTAAGCTCACGAAGAGGCTCCTTCTCTTTCTTCTCCTTCTTTTCAGTGAGAAGTTCAGGAGCTACGGCCATCAGCCTCTCCTTTCTCTCCTCAGGAGAGAGAGCCTCAACTTCAGATAAGACATCCTTAAGAATAGCAGACATCTCCTTTGCCTGCGACCTGAATTCAGGGTGTTTGCCCATAAGCATGCCGAGGACAGTGCCGGCTTTAGGCACATTCTCATGCTGAACTGCATTTAAGAGGGCATGCCTGAAGAAGAAATCACGTGGATCCACAGACATTATTTAATAGCCTCTGTTGATGAAGTAATCTGTAATCTCCCCAAGAATCCTGCTCTCCTCACATTCAGGGAAAACTGCAAGCATATGTCTGGCCTTCTCAACATGCTCCATAGCAGCATTCCTGGCTTCCTCAATAACTCCTGCATCTGTGAGAATATCAATAGCCTCCTGTATCTCCTCATCGGTTAAGGAATCCTTTCTGTACTTTGAGAGATCAATGCCCTTCTCCTTTGCAATAATTGCAATAAGTGTCTTTTTGCCCTCTCGGAGATCCGAAGCCCGGTCTTTTCCTGTCTTTTCGGTCTCACCCATAAAGTCAATTAAGTCATCCTGAATCTGAAAAGCGATGCCGCTGTGGTAACCCCAGTCATAGAGAGCCGAAACCTCTTTTTTATTACCACCCGCAAGAGTTGCACCTATTGAAGCAGCGGCAGCGTATAACTTCCCGGTTTTCTTACCGACCATATCGATATATTCAAAAGAGTCCACATCATCGCGGTTCTCAAACGACATATCCTCATGCTGACCCTGACATATCTCAACACAGGTTCTTGCAAGAATAGCAACACTATGAACTTTTGCAAGATTATCAGCAAGAGAATTGGTTATAAGCTCGAATGCCTCAGCATATAATACATCACCTGCAAGAATTGCTGTAGGCTCGTCCCATTTTACATGAACAGTCGGCGCACCTCTTCTGACAGAATCGCCGTCCATTATATCGTCATGAACAAGGGTGAAAGTGTGCGTAACCTCAAGGGCAAGTGCTGCCGGAAGTATATCCAGTGATCTCCCTTTAGAGACGAGATCAGCTGCAAGTAACGTCACTGCAGGCCTTAACCTCTTGCCACCCGCAAGGAGGAGATGGCTGCTTGCTTTCCCAAGCTGGGTAGGAAGCCCTCCAAACTGCCTGTTCAGTTCAAGGTCGACAAGTTCAGCAGTATTTTCAAGATATTCTTCAAGATTCATAGGGATTTCCTCACATTAAATTATTTACTGACATTTACTCTCATACCGTTTCTCAGAATGTGTATATCATTATTTAAAGTATATCCGCAATCCTCTGCAAACCGGACATATGCCCCGGTCATGTCAATATCACCGTGGGACGGGATGATATGCTGAGGATTGAAGAGATGAATAACTTCATAATGATCTTCCTTCTGGGCGTGGCCGCTCACGTGAAGTTCCTGAAAGATACGGGCGCCCTTCATTCTCAGGAATGTCTCCTGATGGTACCTCTGCCCGTAGTTCATCGGATTTGGAATGATCTTGGCACTGTAGAGGATCTTATCACCCTTATCAACACGGTAAGGCGTATTTCCGGCGGCAAGCCTTGTTAAAATTGCACCAGGTTCACCCTGGTGACCGGTAACAATAGGCACAAACTTGTCCTTGCCCTCCTTCATGATCCTACGAAACATCCTGTCAACAGTCTTCCTGTTGCCATACATTGAGAGCGTGTCCGGGAATCCTACAAGTTTCATCTGTTCGGCAGTAGAGGAGTATCTCTCCATTGACCTTCCAAGCAGCACCGGTTTTCTGCCGATCTCATGTGCACATTCTGCAATGGTCTTTACACGGGCGATATGGGATGAAAAAGTGCTTACCATCATGGCGCATTTATCATCCTCATAGCTTGTCATAACATCCCTGACAAGTTTATGGGCGACCTTCTCACTCGGACATCTTCCCGGAAGGCTTACATTTGTACTCTCTACAATAAGGGCTAAAACCCCTTCACGCCCAAGTTCTGCCATACGGGCAAAGTCCGGAGGGTTTCCAAGCACAGGAGTCCTGTCAAGCTTGAAATCATTTGCATATACGATTATTCCGGCAGGTGTATGTAATACCGCCATTGCAGTATCAATTATACTGTGCTGGACATTGACAAACTCAAGGCTTATATCGGGAGTTATCTGGTACCTGTACTTCTTTCCGGCATTCAGTGAAAATACCTTATTATTGACACCAAACTTCTTCTCGCCCTCAATCTGCTGTTCGATAAGTTTTGCAGTATAGGGCGTTCCGATAATCGGGGCATTATAGCGGTGCGCAAGCTTTGGAATGGCACCTATATGGTCAAGATGTCCGTGAGTGCAGACTATCGCCTTCACACTGCCCGCGACAGTATTCATTATAGTGTCATCAGGAATAGCCTTCATCTCAATGAGATCAAGAGAATGCATATTTTCAACTTCAGCATCCTCATGAATCATTATCTGGTCAAGGCGAAGGCCCATATCAAATATTACTATATCTTTGCCTACGCGGACGGCTGTCATATTACGGCCGACTTCTCCATAACCGCCTACGGCAATTATTTCTACTTCCATATTTTATTCATCTCCATTCTGTTTTTCATCTGAGCCGTCTTTCCCGTGATATATGCCCCGACTTTAGACAGTTCAGCTAAATTTCCTGAACCGGTCAGGTACATGGCAACGGTAAGTTCACGGTTTATAAGTTCAATCTCTTCAAAGAGCGCTTCACGTGATTTCATGGCCGGTTTTAAAAGCTTTAACGCCATGCCGCCAAGAGAGGCTCCGAGTGCAACTGATTTTGCAATATCTATTCCGGATTTTAAGCCTCCGGTTGCGATAACAGGCACACCACAGTCCGCAACTTCCATTAAGGATACAGCAGTCGGTATGCCCCAGTCATTAAAATCGTCACCCATCCTTGCCAGAAGGTCACTGTCAGCCCTGAGAGCCTCAACAGCCGCCCACGATGTTCCGCCGAGTCCCCCGGTATCTATGGCAGAGACTCCTGCATCACAGAGCATCTTTGCAGTCTCACCCGATATTCCGCACCCTGTCTCCTTAACGATGACAGGATATTTGGAAGAGAGGCACAGGTCCCGGATAGCCTCAAGGCATCCGCCGGAATTATGATCACCCTCCGGCTGAATTGCTTCCTGAAGCGGATTTAAATGAATACAGAGCGCCTCTGCGTCAATCATCTCCACAGCACGATCTGCCCATTCAGGACCTTTTTCTGCAAGCTGAACCGCACCGAGATTGCCGCACAGAAATGCACCTGGCGCCCTTTCACGGACTATTGTAAAACTGTCCTCAAGTTCGGGATTTTCAAGAGCAGCACGCTGGGAACCGACACCCATGCCAATATTAAAGTGTTCTGCCGCCTCGGCAAGAACTGCATTGACCTCAGCGGTATCACTGTGCCCGCCGGTCATTGCGGCAATAAAAAGTGGCGAAGATAGCTCATAGCCAAGAAACTCAGCCCCTCTGTCAATATTATTCATATCACACTCAGGAAGTGCATTATGAACAAGCCTTATATCCTCAAAACCTGAAAAACCTGATTCAACAGGTTTTTCACAGCATATCTCAAGATGCTCTCTCTTTCTTGAGGATGTATATCCGGATTTATCTATTGTTGTCACCTCTTATATATCCGGATTTTCAGGACTATTGCGGCCCTTAAGCCTGATTTTCCGGGATTGTGCGGAGATATTACTGAGGTTAAACCAGTACCGATTAGCCGGGATCAAATCCTTCCCTGATCCCTTTATCGCATAACTACTGTAATGCAGTGCTAATGGTCTTTGGTCACCACAGTTCCGCCGTGGCTGCGCCCGTCCAGGAAATCACCAAGTCTGTCTATATGGAATATACCGGAACTGATCCCGTCTTCGGCAAGAACAAGAAGTTCTTCTATTTTGCCTTTCATTCCACCTGTAACATCAGTGTTCCCTGAATCATTGAAAGTCAGATCTGCAATTGACTCTGAGGTTATTCTCTCTATTACGTATCCGTCTTTGAGAACCCCGGAGACATTGGTTGCAAGCCCAATCCTGTCAACTGCCATATTCCCTCCAAGGTAACTGACAAGTTGATCGCCTGATACAATACAGGCACCCTGACCCAGATCCATCACAACATCCCCGTGTAAAACAGGAACAATGCCATGACGAACCAGCATTTCAACAGGACCAAGCTCAAATGATATTAGACGTCCGTTTTTTGCGGTACATGCATCAAGCGGGTGAATACCTACTGCCTCCACTCCACTGGCACGAAGCGCATCTACCACCCGTTCATTCAGTTTTCTGACTGCCGCATGGGTGATAAATATACCTGATCTATTATTATGATCCAGACCTTTATCAATATGATGTTCTTTCGCTTCCGGATGACCGCATGATCCTGCACCGTGGATGACAACCGGAAATATGTCCTTTCTTGTGGATATCTCCTTTGCAACAGCAGAAATTCTCTCTTCGTCTATCATGCAGCTGCCGGATTTGTCAGTGATAACACTACCGCCCAGTTTTAAAATAATAATTTCTTTAACTGTCATCCTCAGTCCGTACCCCGTCGGTATCTATTGACGTAATTATAGCTCTTCCTTCTGCCGCTTCTATTGCCTTTGCAATCCGGCTCTTTGACCTCTTGGGACAGAGTGCAATCATGCACCCTCCGCCACCCGCACCAGTCATCTTTGCTCCGTAGGCACCGGATGTCCGGGCGGCAGTCACAAGGCGGGTGAGCATTGGGTGACCTACACCGAGCGCCTCAAGGAGTGCATGATTGACATCCATATACCGTCCGAGAGTCTTCTGATTATGGAAATTATGAAGTGACCTGATAGTCACTGCCTCAATAGCATCAAGAATCGGGTCAACAACATGGGGGTTACTGCGCCTGAACTCTCCGACCATGCCAACAAGTTCAGCAGTCTTATGGGACACCATCGTATTCCCGATTACAAGACTGAGATTTTCAGGCGGAAGTATTCTTCTTTTATTGTCCTTTACCAGGACAAGGCCGCCATATGTGGATACAAAAGTGTCGGTAGGGCTGGCCCTTCCGCGCTGGACCTTTTTCTCGATCTTAAAGGCAGTCGAGGCGATATGTGACCTGTCCATGCCGAGGTTATACTCCTCATTTATAGCTGAAAGTGTTGCCACAGTTACAGCAGCAGAAGACCCAAGTCCGGAAGACGAAGGCAGCTGCGAATGGATATATGCACTCCCGTTAACGCCGGTCTGCTCAAAACAGTTCTCAATGTAAGGTGAATTCACACGCGGTGGATTTTTGCCCCTCCTTACAGTGACAAAAACCCGGGGTTTGATTCCCATGGCAATGCCCGGTTTTCCGAAAACCACTGCATGTTCACCAAAAAGAAAGACCTTGCCGGGTGCGCTGCAGGTGGCCATACTTTTAAACCACCGCTAATGACGCATAACCGACAACCTGGCTCCGGTCGCCATTAATGTCACCACTTGTTGAGTAATGAAGCTTAACTGCTTTCTTTGCCCCAAGTCTCTTTGAAACCTCAGCCATAACCATAATAGGACCATAACCACATGCAGAGATCCCTTCGTCATTAATTCTCCGGTAAAATTCAGCAGTATCAAGATGTAAGAGGGCATCAATTGCATAGTTGTCAAGCATTCTGGCATCCTTATCACTGATGTAATGTGAGAAATCCGATGATGCCACAATCTTTACAGGATTCTCTGACAGTTCAATGGCTTTAAAAAGCTTCTCTGCAAGAGAAAGTGAATTCCTCCTGGTCTGACTGCCCACCAGAACCGGCACAATCCGGCAGTCCGGAAAACGGTACTTGATGAACTGCATCTGAACCTCAAGAGAATTCTCTCTCTGCCTGTGTGCGTAATTGTCAACCGGAATGTCCAGGTTTCTGATAAAACCGTTGTCATTTTTAAGAGTCCCAAGAGGTGTTTCCCAGTTGTCAGTTGAGACGCAGTCTGGATAGCCGGCGTGGCTGGGACCTATAACAACAAAAGTTCCCTTAAATTCTTTGGGAATTGCCGAATAAGCATATGCGGATGTCTGTCCGGAGAATATAATTCCTGCGTGCGGCGATACAACGCCAAAAGGCTCTGGAAGTGCAGAAAGTGATTTATCAGGAATGTTTTCAAAAAAAGATTTCAGTTGTTTTCTCAGAACAGAAGAATCTGCCGGATAGAAACTGCCGGCAAGAGTGCTCCTGCGTAATTCCATTAGGTTTCGCCCCCAATTATAACTCTACTTCAAAATCTTCAGGTGTAAGTGAAGTTGCAATACCGCGTTTGCTCATTACTTCCTTTGCAAGGAGGTAATAGACAAGACTGAGGGCTTTTCTGCCCTTGTTGTTTGTCGGGATTACAATATCGATGTACTTGGTAATATTGTTTGTATCGCAGAGTGCCACAATAGGAATGCCACACTGGACAGCCTCGTTGATTACCTGAAGATCTCCGATAGGATCTGTTACAACTACAACATCAGGTTCGATGTATTCCCTGATGCTCTGATTTGTTAAAAGGCCCGGAATAAACCTTCCGACCTTTGAAACACCACCGACAGCCTCTGCAAACTTTCTTGCAGGGTACTGGCCGTACTGACGTGATGTGACAACAAGCACCTTTGCAGGATCAAATTTAGCGATAAAATCTGCTGCGACTTTGATGCGCTCATCTGTCTGCTGGATGTCAAGGATGTAAAGTCCGTCTCCCCTTACACGGTATATGAACTTTTTCATATCCTGACTCTTCTGCTGTGTTCCAATATGAACTCCGGCAGCCAGATATTCTTCTACAGGCACAAGTGATTCTTTCAGTTCAATCTCTATTTCATTTGAATTCAATTTTACATCAGCTCCAGTACTATTTTCTCTTAACGGTGATGGGTATGACACCTAATTCATACTCCTCAAGAGCGATCTCAAGCGGATCAATCCTGTCAGTCTTAACCAGAAGAGGTGCGCCCATTGAAATCTGAAGAGAGCGTGCACCTACAATTCTGGCTCTCTCATATCTGGTGTATGTATTCATCATAATCCCATAGAATCTTTATTTTGTTTTTAAATTTGACAATGGGGTCGCTGAGATTCGAACTCAGGTTACAGCATCCCGAACGCCATAGGATTCCAGGCTACCCCACGACCCCTCATAAATTTATTGGTAAGGGTTGAGATCATCAATGATCTCTTTATGGGTGAGCAGCATCCTCCTGCAACAGTAGCGCTCAAGCCCCAGATCGTCAAGGATATCCCTGATCTCCTCACCGGCATCTCTTCTTTTCTTAAACTCTTCGTAGTATACGGAAACTACTCTTCCGCATGTAAAGCACCGGACCGGAATCATTTTTTGATCTCTCCCTTATAATTTTAGCTGTTCTAACGATAAGACTTCTGGAATTTCTTCCTTGCACCACGGCCGTGTGGCTTCTTGGCTTCCTTCTGGCGTGAGTCATTAACAAGGAGAGTCCTGTCATATTCAAGATATGCGTCCTTTACCCTTGGATCATTGTGCCAGTTTACAATACCACGTGCAATTGCTGTTCTTACAGCCTCAGCCTGGCCCATGTAACCTCCGCCTGAAACATCAACAGTTACATCAACATCATCTGTTGAACCAGGGAAGAGAAGGATTGGCTCTGAAATTTTCATCCTTGCAATTTCTGTGCTGTATATCTCAAGAGGGATGGAATTGATTCTGATTCTCCCGTTTCCTTCTTTAAATGTAGCCCTTGCAATTGCGGTCTTCTTTTTTCCGCTCGTATTTATTACTTTAGACATATTTTTCAAAGCCCCCTTAGAATTTTGCTCCAAGAATGCTGCTTATTGTTCCGACAGCCACATATTTGGGTGTTGAAAGACCTTCAATGTGGGCAGATTCAATAGTCTCGGCTTTTATGTCTGCAAACTCTTCAGGCACACCAACATAGACTTTTACACGGGCGAATGCCTCAATACCACGCTGTCTCTTGTAAGGAAGCATCCCCCTGATGGTGCGTTTTACTATATGATCAGGTCTTCTTGGATAGAACGGTCCGCCTTCTCTGGAGCCGCGCTTTCTCTTCTGATCATAATCTGCAAGAACACGGGCTTTTGCACCGGAGATCACTGCAGCTTCTGCATTGATGATTGCAATCTCTTCACCCTGAAGTGAACGTTTTGCAACAATGCTTGCAAGTCTTCCAAGGCGCAGACCGGCTGCATCGATAACTGTAACCATTCTCAATTCACCTCAGAATTCTTACGCTTTTACCCTCGGGATTTGACTTTACGAGGTCTTCTATGGTCATGCAGGTGCCGTTGGCATTTTTAATTTTGTCAATGGCTGATTCGCTGAAGTTTAGTGCCGCGACAGAAACTCCTGATGAAAGCACACCGCTTCCAAGGACCTTGCCGGGAACAATTACAGTTTCGCCTTCACGTGCGTATCTGCTGATTTTATTCAGATTAACTTCAGCGTGGTTTCTGGAGGGAGCCTCCAGCCTTTTTGCAATCTCACGCCATACGCCTGCATCATTGGTCCTTGATGCATCCTTTAGAGTTGCAACCAGGGCAGAGTAGCGCGGATTTGTCTTAGTAGCTATCTTCATTTTAGATCGCTCCTGAAATGTCGCTTAATACATCCACCAGGCCACGTGATTTATTCCCGATTATATCCAGTGCGCGGATCATAATGTCTTTTACAGGCATTGAACCATCGCTTTCGACTACAAATATATAGTCACTGTCATGGGGATTTACACGTATCGCCGGCTCATCTCCGATATCACTTGCCATACAGGCCTTTTCACAGAGCCTGCACATGGAACAGTCTTCCAGTCTGCTTTCAATGACTAACACTGCCTTACTACCGGCTTTAAGGACATTTCTTGGGCACTGCTCAACGCATTTCCCACACCCGTCACAGCGATCGCTCACTGTAATGACAGGATATGCCTTATATCCACATGCAAGTGTCGGTTGCCACTTTGCATGTTCCATACCGGTATTCAGTTCTGCCCTTGCTTCAAGGACAACCTTCTGATCTTCATCCAGTTTTACAATCGGAATGTCAGGGTTTACAGGAACTGCTCCCGGATTCTGGGGAACCAGATCTCCGGACATAACAATTCCCGGACCTTCGACACTCAGAGTAAATACTGCCTGGCACTGTGAGCATCCCTCGCCTCCGCAGGAACACTCGTCTCTTCTGACATATTCTGAAAGATCTGTTGTAATCGGAATCAGGCCGAGGCGGTGAGTGAGAATTTCATCGAAGAGTGCACTGTTATTGTCGTACAGATATACATCTTCAATTGCAAGTGTGGGCACATCTGTAATCATTGCCCTTCTGAAGGAATTTGCAAAGGCAAATGTCGTACCTTTCAGAATAAACTTTGCAGCATTCTCATCAAGCCTGCTGAATGTGATTTCCATTAATCAGACTCTCCTGCCCCTTCTTCCACCTTTAGCACGAATGCTGTCATGTGGAACAGGTGTTACGTCCTCAATACGGCCGATTCTCATTCCGGCACGTGCAAGGGCACGGATTGCTGCCTGTGCTCCGGGACCGGGGCTGCGCTGTTTGCCACGTCCAGGTGCACGCACCTTTACATGGACACCAACAATACCCTTGTCCTTTGCTGCATTTGCAACATTAATTGCCATCTGCATTGCCGCATAGGGAGAGCTTTCGTTACGTGCCTGCTTTACAACCATTCCACCGCTTGACTTGGTAACGGTCTCTGCACCGGAAAGATCTGTAACTGTAATAACTGTATTGTTAAACGAAGCGTAAATGTGAGCTACGCCCCATTTTTCCTTTGAATCTTCTGCCATTACTGTCTGCCTCCGGAGACGATACGACCGCGCTCAGGGTGAGCTTCACCTGTGAACGGGGAATTTCCGTAATAACGAACCTCAGATTCCTCTGACTTCCTGATTCTGCAACCCGGAATTGTAACTTTTCTTCCGTTTACAGATATGTGGCCGTGTGTTATCATCTGGCGTGCCTGCTTTGGTGAGCGTGCAAGACCTTTTCTGTACACGACCGTCTGAAGACGGCGTTCAAGTTCATTTTCGGTCTTCATTGCCAGTACATCGCCGATACCTGCACCTTCAGGAAGAAGGCCGTATTTTGCAAGATGGCCAAGAAGCTCATCTTCCTTCCTCGCAATAAGTGCTTCATCAGTCACACTTGATTTAAGAGCAAGGAGGTCACGGGCTGCACGGCGGTAGCGCCTTAACGTACTCTGGGCTTTCCAGAGCTCACGCTTGTTTCTGAGACCGAACTCAATGACAAGACGGTTCTCATCATCGATACGGCTCTTCTCAAAGCGCCTCTTTGGTGTTTCATACTGCTTGTGATTCTTACCAGGATATACCATTTAAACCACCCGATTACTTCTTCTTCCTGCTGACACCGACAGTCGATCCTCTTCTTCCGGAAGACTTGGTGCGCTGCCCGCGTACTTTCTGGCCGGTCTCGTGACGGATACCGCGGTAACAGCGAATCTTACGCATCCTGTTAATGTCATCCTCAAGGGCAAGACTGAGATCTGAACCGAGAAGCTGTTTTGCCTCTCCGGTATAGACATCCTTCTGACGGTTGAGCATCCATACAGGAACAAGATTCTGATAATCTGTCACCACATTGCGAATGCGTTCCACATGCTCCTCATCGAGAAGACCAAGGGTTGCACGCGGATCTACATCTGCCATATCTGAAATTACAGCAGATGTGTGCATGCCGATTCCCGGAAGGCCGGTAAGTGCAATCTGAACGGACTTTGTTCCGTCGAGATCGGCATTTTCAATCCTTACAAAGTAATTAATCTCTTGTTCTTCCATTCAATAGCCTCACAATGAGATTTGCTCTAAAAGCGCTGAGGGAGGGATTTGAACCCTCGAGTCCCAGGGGGACACGGGGTTAGCAACCCCGCGCCATGCCAGGCTTGGCTACCTCAACAGAGTAATCTCGCATCTTACGACACTCGCGATAACATATATCGCTCCATGAATGTTGCTTAATTAGATATGATAAATTTGTTATTAAGGGTTGTGGTATAGCCACACAGGATCGGTTATTCAAAGAAGGATTTCATATCCGGAATCCTGGCCCGGATAAGTTTTCTCTCAGTCAGTGCCGAAACAATGAGCGGGAGCGCGATTGTGGCATCTGCAAAACACTGGACACGGTATGAGTCCGGCGCCTCCTTGCCCCAGCTGATGGCCTCTTCAAATGTGCAGCCCGAAAGTCCGCCCCAGTGTGGCGCATCTGTTGTGTACTGGATGGCGTACTGGTGACCGTCAGTATCCCTCTCATGTATTCCTGCAATAACATGAGTCTGCTGAATGAAATTTTTAGGGACGCCTCCGCCGACATATATCACTCCGGTGTGAACAGAATTTTCTATGACTGTGGTTATCTCATCAACATCAGCGATCTGATCAACCGATACATCTGTACCTTTTCTTCTTGCCATAAGCACGGCAATCCCAACCGATGAATCACATAGAGCAGGAATAAATACCGGAATGCCGGCTTTTGCGCATTCGTTCAGCACTGACTCTCCGGAGGGGTTCTTCTCACCAAGCCACGTGCCCATTTTTTCCATAAGGAGGCGTGAAGAGGCATTGAACGGGGAGACACCCTCAATAAAAGAAGCTATTTCAGACTCAATACCACGGAATTCATCATCATATGCAAAGACATCATAAATGCGGTCAATACCTCTTGAAAAGAGTTCACAGTCGTCAGCATTGTGATGACCCATATAGTGGCGCACACCCAGATGCTCACAGGTGTCATGAAACATATTCGCCCCTGTTGAAACAATTCCGTCAATATAACGGTTTTTCACGAGTTCTATGAGGCATTTCTGCATCCCCGCAGGGATCATTGCACCTGAGAGTCCGAGAAAGATTATGCAGTCGGGATCATCTATCATTCTTTTCCAGACATTAAGGGATTCACCGAGTTTTCTGCCCTGAAAACCGGTTTTACTCATCCCTTCAATAAGTCCGGCAACACTCCCGGACGGTGATACTGATGTTGCTCTTTTCATGATTCTGATAATAAATAAAGAGAGATTCAATAAAAAAAGATTCGATTGAGACGGGGCGCAAAAAAAGGGGAATAAATTATTTATTGTTTCCTTTCAGCCGAAAATTCCGGGCCTAAAGAGCAACAATAAGGCTCTCTTTAGAGACTATACCTACAAGTTTTCCATCCTTTATTACCGGAAGAGAGCTGATATTTTTGCTGACAATGAGATCGATTGCATTAGCAACATCTCCGTTTATGTCCATTGTAAGTGCCGGAGAAGTCATTATATCACTGACGTAGAGATTTCTGACCTGCTGCTCCTGGTGCTTCTCACCGACTGTCTCTCTGAACTCCTTCATGGATTTTGCCACGTCAGTCTCGGTTACAACACCAACGATATTGCCCTCCTCAGTTACAACAAACTTTGCACTGTTCTCATCAATCATCCTCCTGCGGAGGTGAACGACACGCTCACCGGGGTTGATGCTGTGCGGGTTCTGCATAAGATTTTCAATTGAACCTTCCGGCACCATGACCTTTAAGAGATCTGTTGCGTCCACCTTTCCGACAGGTTTGTGCTCTTCATCAAGTACAACCACAATCTTATATCTCTGGAGCAGAGGGATGAGAATCTGTGCCTCTTCATCCGAATAGACTGAAGTGAAGTCATCATCTGTCCGGTTTACGACATGAATCTTTGTTGGCGGCA
The sequence above is a segment of the Methanoplanus limicola DSM 2279 genome. Coding sequences within it:
- a CDS encoding 30S ribosomal protein S4, encoding MVYPGKNHKQYETPKRRFEKSRIDDENRLVIEFGLRNKRELWKAQSTLRRYRRAARDLLALKSSVTDEALIARKEDELLGHLAKYGLLPEGAGIGDVLAMKTENELERRLQTVVYRKGLARSPKQARQMITHGHISVNGRKVTIPGCRIRKSEESEVRYYGNSPFTGEAHPERGRIVSGGRQ
- a CDS encoding CBS domain-containing protein, which produces MNEKTLVKDVMSRPVTIAKSAPITEALDKMLSEGADPLIVTNNGVVTGTISRKAIAETLGSKKTSSLPPTKIHVVNRTDDDFTSVYSDEEAQILIPLLQRYKIVVVLDEEHKPVGKVDATDLLKVMVPEGSIENLMQNPHSINPGERVVHLRRRMIDENSAKFVVTEEGNIVGVVTETDVAKSMKEFRETVGEKHQEQQVRNLYVSDIMTSPALTMDINGDVANAIDLIVSKNISSLPVIKDGKLVGIVSKESLIVAL
- a CDS encoding deoxyhypusine synthase: MKRATSVSPSGSVAGLIEGMSKTGFQGRKLGESLNVWKRMIDDPDCIIFLGLSGAMIPAGMQKCLIELVKNRYIDGIVSTGANMFHDTCEHLGVRHYMGHHNADDCELFSRGIDRIYDVFAYDDEFRGIESEIASFIEGVSPFNASSRLLMEKMGTWLGEKNPSGESVLNECAKAGIPVFIPALCDSSVGIAVLMARRKGTDVSVDQIADVDEITTVIENSVHTGVIYVGGGVPKNFIQQTHVIAGIHERDTDGHQYAIQYTTDAPHWGGLSGCTFEEAISWGKEAPDSYRVQCFADATIALPLIVSALTERKLIRARIPDMKSFFE
- a CDS encoding 30S ribosomal protein S13 — its product is MEEQEINYFVRIENADLDGTKSVQIALTGLPGIGMHTSAVISDMADVDPRATLGLLDEEHVERIRNVVTDYQNLVPVWMLNRQKDVYTGEAKQLLGSDLSLALEDDINRMRKIRCYRGIRHETGQKVRGQRTKSSGRRGSTVGVSRKKK